The following are from one region of the Theropithecus gelada isolate Dixy chromosome 6, Tgel_1.0, whole genome shotgun sequence genome:
- the PCDHB5 gene encoding protocadherin beta-5 → METALAKTPQKRQVMFLAILLLLWEAGSEAVRYSIPEETESGYSVANLAKDLGLRVGELATRSARIHYKGDKELLQLDIKTGNLLLYEKLDREVMCGTTEPCILHFQLLLENPVQFFQTDLQLTDINDHSPEFPEREMFLKIPESTQPGTVFPLKIAQDFDIGSNTVQNYTISTNSHFHVATHNRGDGRKYPELVLDKALDREERPELSLTLTALDGGAPPRSGTTTVRIVVLDNNDNAPEFLKSLYEVQVPENSPLNSLVVAVSARDLDAGAYGSVAYTLFQGDEVTQPFVIDEKTGEIRLKRALDFEVTPYYNVEIVATDGGGLSGKCTVAIEVVDVNDNAPELTMSTLSSPTPENAPETIVAVFSVSDPDSGDNGRMICSIQNDLPFLLKPTLKNFYTLVTQRTLDREIQAEYNITITVTDLGTPRLKTEHNITVLVSDVNDNAPAFTQTSYTLFVRENNSPALHIGSVSATDRDSGTNALVTYSLLPPQDPHLPLASLVSINTDNGHLFALRSLDYEALQEFEFRVGATDRGSPELSSEALVRVLVLDANDNSPFVLYPLQNGSAPCTELVPRAAEPGYLVTKVVAVDGDSGQNAWLSYQLLKATEPGLFGLWAHNGEVRTARLLSERDAAKHRLVVLVKDNGEPPRSATATLHVLLVDGFSQPYLPLPEAAAAQAQADSLTVYLVVALASVSSLFLLSVLLFVAVRLCRRSREASVGRCSVPEGPFPGHLVDVSGTGTLSQSYQYEVCLTGDSGTGEFKFLKPIIPNLLPQSAGEEIRKTAAFRNNFGLN, encoded by the coding sequence ATGGAGACTGCGCTAGCAAAAACGCCACAGAAAAGGCAAGTTATGTTTCTTGCTATACTCTTGCTTTTGTGGGAGGCTGGCTCTGAGGCAGTTAGGTATTCCAtaccagaagaaacagaaagtggCTATTCtgtggccaacctggcaaaagaCCTTGGTCTTAGGGTGGGGGAACTGGCCACTCGGAGCGCGCGAATCCATTACAAAGGAGACAAAGAGCTCTTGCAGCTTGATATAAAGACCGGCAATTTGCTTCTATATGAAAAACTAGACCGGGAGGTGATGTGCGGGACGACAGAACCCTGTATATTGCATTTCCAACTCTTACTAGAAAACCCAGTGCAGTTTTTTCAAACTGATCTGCAGCTCACAGATATAAATGACCATTCCCCAGAGTTCCCAGAGAGGGAAATGTTCCTTAAAATCCCAGAAAGCACCCAGCCAGGGACtgtgtttcctttaaaaatagcCCAGGACTTTGACATAGGTAGCAACACTGTTCAGAACTACACAATCAGCACAAATTCCCACTTTCATGTTGCTACTCATAATCGCGGAGATGGCAGAAAATACCCAGAGCTGGTGCTGGACAAAGCTCTGGACCGGGAGGAGCGGCCTGAGCTCAGCTTAACACTCACTGCACTGGATGGTGGTGCTCCGCCCAGGTCTGGGACCACCACAGTTCGCATTGTCGTCTTGGACAATAATGACAACGCCCCTGAATTTTTGAAATCACTCTATGAGGTACAGGTGCCCGAGAACAGCCCCCTTAACTCCTTAGTTGTCGCTGTCTCCGCCCGAGATTTAGATGCAGGAGCGTACGGAAGTGTAGCCTATACTCTATTCCAAGGCGATGAAGTTACTCAACCATTTGTAATAGACGAAAAAACAGGAGAAATTCGCCTGAAAAGGGCATTGGATTTCGAGGTAACTCCATATTATAACGTGGAAATTGTAGCCACAGATGGTGGGGGCCTTTCAGGAAAATGCACTGTGGCTATAGAAGTGGTGGATGTGAATGACAACGCCCCTGAACTCACCATGTCGACGCTCTCCAGCCCTACCCCAGAAAATGCCCCAGAAACTATAGTTGCTGTTTTCAGTGTTTCTGATCCAGACTCCGGGGACAACGGTAGGATGATTTGTTCCATTCAGAATGATCTCCCCTTTCTTTTGAAGCCCACATTAAAAAACTTTTACACCCTAGTGACACAGAGAACACTGGACAGAGAGATCCAAGCCGAGTACAACATCACTATCACCGTCACCGACTTGGGGACACCCAGGCTGAAAACCGAGCACAACATAACCGTGCTGGTTTCCGACGTCAATGACAACGCCCCCGCCTTCACCCAAACCTCCTACACCCTGTTCGTCCGCGAGAACAACAGCCCCGCCCTGCACATCGGCAGTGTCAGCGCCACAGACAGAGACTCAGGCACCAACGCCCTGGTCACCTACTCGCTGCTGCCACCCCAGGACCCGCACCTGCCCCTCGCCTCCCTGGTCTCCATCAACACAGACAACGGCCACCTGTTCGCCCTCAGGTCGCTGGACTACGAGGCCCTGCAGGAGTTCGAGTTCCGCGTGGGCGCCACAGACCGCGGGTCCCCGGAGCTGAGCAGCGAGGCACTGGTGCGCGTGCTGGTGTTGGACGCCAACGACAACTCGCCCTTCGTGCTGTACCCGCTGCAAAACGGCTCCGCGCCCTGCACCGAGCTGGTGCCCCGGGCGGCCGAGCCGGGCTACCTGGTGACCAAGGTAGTGGCGGTGGACGGCGACTCGGGCCAGAACGCCTGGCTGTCGTACCAGCTGCTCAAGGCCACGGAGCCCGGGCTGTTCGGCTTGTGGGCGCACAATGGCGAGGTGCGCACCGCCAGGCTGCTGAGCGAGCGCGACGCAGCCAAGCACAGGCTGGTGGTGCTGGTCAAGGACAATGGCGAGCCTCCGCGCTCGGCCACTGCCACGCTGCACGTGCTCCTGGTGGACGGCTTCTCCCAGCCCTACCTGCCGCTCCCAGAGGCGGCCGCGGCCCAGGCCCAGGCCGACTCGCTCACCGTCTACCTGGTGGTGGCGTTGGCCTCGGTGTCGTCGCTTTTCCTTTTGTCGGTGCTCCTGTTCGTGGCGGTGCGGCTGtgcaggaggagcagggaggcCTCTGTGGGTCGCTGCTCGGTGCCCGAGGGCCCCTTTCCAGGGCATCTGGTGGACGTGAGCGGCACCGGGACCCTGTCCCAGAGCTACCAGTACGAGGTGTGTCTGACCGGAGACTCAGGGACAGGCGAGTTCAAGTTCCTGAAGCCTATTATTCCTAACCTTTTGCCCCAGAGCGCTGGtgaagaaataaggaaaactGCCGCCTTCCGGAATAACTTTGGGTTAAATTAG
- the PCDHB6 gene encoding protocadherin beta-6 isoform X1 has translation MQTKVQNKKRQVAFFILLMLWGEVGSESIQYSVLEETESGTFVANLTKDMGLRVGELAARGARIVFKGNRQHLQLDPQTHDLLLNEKLDREELCGSTEPCVLPFQVLLENPLQFFQASLRVRDINDHAPEFPAREMLLKISEITMPGKIFPLKMAHDLDTGSNGLQSYTISSNPHFHVLTRNRSEGRKFPELVLDKPLDREEQPRLTLTLTALDGGSPPRSGTSEIHIQVLDINDNIPEFAQELYEAQIPENNPLGSLVITVSARDLDAGSFGKVSYALFQVDDINQPFEINAITGEIRLRKALDFEEVQSYDVDVEATDGGGLSGKCSLVVRVLDVNDNAPELTMSFFISPIPENLPEIIVAVFSVSDADSGHNQQVICSIENNLPFLLRPSVENFYTLVTDGALDRESRAEYNITITVTDLGTPRLKTQQSITVLVSDVNDNAPAFTQTSYTLFVRENNSPALHIGSVSATDRDSGTNAQVTYSLLPPQDPHLPLASLVSISADNGHLFALRSLDYEALQEFEFRVGATDRGSPVLSSEALVRVLVLDANDNSPFVLYPLQNGSAPCTELVPRAAEPGYLVTKVVAVDGDSGQNAWLSYQLLKATEPGLFGVWAHNGEVRTSRLLSERDAAKHRLVVLVKDNGEPPRSATATLHVLLVDGFSQPYLPLPEAAAAQAQADSLTVYLVVALASVSSLFLLSVLLFVAVRLCKRSRAASVGRCSVPEAPFPGHLVDVSGTRTLSQSYQYEVCLMGGSGTNEFKFLKPIIPNFPPQGTEREMEETPALPNSFPFS, from the coding sequence ATGCAAACTAAAGTACAGAACAAGAAAAGGCAAGTGGCgttcttcattttattgatgCTTTGGGGAGAGGTAGGTTCTGAATCGATTCAGTATTCCGTATTGGAGGAGACAGAAAGTGGCACGTTTGTGGCCAACTTGACAAAGGACATGGGACTGAGGGTGGGGGAGCTGGCTGCACGGGGAGCTCGGATTGTTTTCAAAGGGAACAGACAACATTTGCAGCTTGATCCACAGACCCATGATTTACTGCTAAATGAAAAACTGGACCGGGAGGAACTGTGTGGCTCCACTGAGCCGTGTGTGCTACCTTTCCAAGTGTTACTGGAAAACCCCTTGCAGTTTTTTCAGGCTTCCTTGCGAGTCAGAGATATAAATGACCACGCCCCGGAATTCCCTGCCAGAGAAATGCTCctgaaaatatcagaaattaCTATGCCAggaaagatatttcctttgaaaatggcACACGATTTAGACACTGGCAGCAACGGCCTTCAGAGCTACACAATCAGCTCCAACCCTCACTTTCACGTTCTCACCCGCAATCGCAGCGAAGGCAGGAAGTTCCCGGAGCTGGTGCTGGACAAACCGTTGGACCGCGAGGAGCAGCCCCGACTCACGCTAACGCTCACCGCGCTGGATGGTGGGTCTCCGCCCCGGTCAGGGACCTCCGAGATTCACATCCAGGTTTTGGACATCAATGACAACATCCCCGAGTTTGCTCAGGAGCTCTATGAGGCGCAAATCCCTGAGAACAATCCCCTCGGCTCTCTGGTTATTACCGTCTCAGCCAGAGATTTAGATGCAGGATCATTTGGGAAGGTATCTTACGCCCTGTTTCAAGTCGATGACATCAACCAACCGTTCGAAATAAACGCAATCACAGGAGAAATTCGGTTGAGAAAGGCTTTGGATTTTGAGGAAGTTCAGTCTTATGACGTGGATGTTGAGGCTACAGATGGTGGGGGCCTATCAGGAAAATGTTCTTTAGTCGTCAGGGTCCTGGACGTGAATGACAACGCCCCTGAACTCACCATGTCGTTCTTCATCAGCCCCATCCCAGAAAACTTGCCAGAGATCATAGTGGCAGTTTTCAGTGTTTCAGATGCAGACTCTGGGCATAACCAACAGGTTATTTGTTCAATAGAGAACAATCTCCCTTTTCTACTAAGACCTTCCGTGGAGAATTTCTACACCCTGGTAACAGATGGGGCACTGGACAGAGAGAGCAGAGCCGAGTACAACATCACCATCACCGTTACTGATTTGGGGACACCCAGGCTGAAAACCCAGCAGAGCATAACCGTGCTGGTCTCCGACGTCAATGACAACGCCCCCGCCTTCACCCAAACCTCCTACACCCTGTTCGTCCGCGAGAACAACAGCCCCGCCCTGCACATCGGCAGTGTCAGCGCCACAGACAGAGACTCAGGCACCAACGCCCAGGTCACCTACTCGCTATTGCCGCCCCAGGACCCGCACCTGCCCCTCGCCTCCCTGGTCTCCATCAGCGCAGACAACGGCCACCTGTTCGCCCTCAGGTCGCTGGACTACGAGGCCTTGCAGGAGTTCGAGTTCCGCGTGGGCGCCACAGACCGCGGGTCCCCGGTGCTGAGCAGCGAGGCGCTGGTGCGCGTGCTGGTGCTAGACGCCAACGACAACTCGCCCTTCGTGCTGTACCCGCTGCAAAACGGCTCCGCGCCCTGCACCGAGCTGGTGCCCCGGGCGGCCGAGCCGGGCTACCTGGTGACCAAGGTAGTGGCGGTGGACGGCGACTCGGGCCAGAACGCCTGGCTGTCGTACCAGCTGCTCAAGGCCACGGAGCCCGGGCTGTTCGGTGTGTGGGCGCACAATGGCGAGGTGCGCACCTCCAGGCTGCTGAGTGAGCGCGACGCGGCCAAGCACAGGCTGGTGGTGCTGGTCAAGGACAATGGCGAGCCTCCGCGCTCGGCCACCGCCACGCTGCACGTGCTCCTAGTGGACGGCTTCTCCCAGCCCTACCTGCCTCTCCCGGAGGCGGCCGCGGCCCAGGCCCAGGCCGACTCCCTCACCGTCTACCTGGTGGTGGCATTGGCCTCGGTGTCGTCGCTCTTCCTCTTGTCGGTGCTCCTGTTCGTGGCGGTGCGGCTGTGCAAAAGGAGCAGGGCAGCCTCGGTGGGTCGCTGCTCGGTGCCCGAGGCCCCCTTTCCAGGGCATCTGGTGGACGTGAGCGGCACCAGGACCCTGTCCCAGAGCTACCAGTACGAGGTGTGTCTGATGGGAGGCTCAGGAACAAATGAGTTCAAGTTCCTGAAGCCGATTATCCCCAACTTCCCTCCTCAGGGCACtgagagagaaatggaagaaaccCCTGCCCTTCCGAATAGCTTCCCATTCAGTTAA
- the PCDHB6 gene encoding protocadherin beta-6 isoform X2, with translation MLLKISEITMPGKIFPLKMAHDLDTGSNGLQSYTISSNPHFHVLTRNRSEGRKFPELVLDKPLDREEQPRLTLTLTALDGGSPPRSGTSEIHIQVLDINDNIPEFAQELYEAQIPENNPLGSLVITVSARDLDAGSFGKVSYALFQVDDINQPFEINAITGEIRLRKALDFEEVQSYDVDVEATDGGGLSGKCSLVVRVLDVNDNAPELTMSFFISPIPENLPEIIVAVFSVSDADSGHNQQVICSIENNLPFLLRPSVENFYTLVTDGALDRESRAEYNITITVTDLGTPRLKTQQSITVLVSDVNDNAPAFTQTSYTLFVRENNSPALHIGSVSATDRDSGTNAQVTYSLLPPQDPHLPLASLVSISADNGHLFALRSLDYEALQEFEFRVGATDRGSPVLSSEALVRVLVLDANDNSPFVLYPLQNGSAPCTELVPRAAEPGYLVTKVVAVDGDSGQNAWLSYQLLKATEPGLFGVWAHNGEVRTSRLLSERDAAKHRLVVLVKDNGEPPRSATATLHVLLVDGFSQPYLPLPEAAAAQAQADSLTVYLVVALASVSSLFLLSVLLFVAVRLCKRSRAASVGRCSVPEAPFPGHLVDVSGTRTLSQSYQYEVCLMGGSGTNEFKFLKPIIPNFPPQGTEREMEETPALPNSFPFS, from the coding sequence ATGCTCctgaaaatatcagaaattaCTATGCCAggaaagatatttcctttgaaaatggcACACGATTTAGACACTGGCAGCAACGGCCTTCAGAGCTACACAATCAGCTCCAACCCTCACTTTCACGTTCTCACCCGCAATCGCAGCGAAGGCAGGAAGTTCCCGGAGCTGGTGCTGGACAAACCGTTGGACCGCGAGGAGCAGCCCCGACTCACGCTAACGCTCACCGCGCTGGATGGTGGGTCTCCGCCCCGGTCAGGGACCTCCGAGATTCACATCCAGGTTTTGGACATCAATGACAACATCCCCGAGTTTGCTCAGGAGCTCTATGAGGCGCAAATCCCTGAGAACAATCCCCTCGGCTCTCTGGTTATTACCGTCTCAGCCAGAGATTTAGATGCAGGATCATTTGGGAAGGTATCTTACGCCCTGTTTCAAGTCGATGACATCAACCAACCGTTCGAAATAAACGCAATCACAGGAGAAATTCGGTTGAGAAAGGCTTTGGATTTTGAGGAAGTTCAGTCTTATGACGTGGATGTTGAGGCTACAGATGGTGGGGGCCTATCAGGAAAATGTTCTTTAGTCGTCAGGGTCCTGGACGTGAATGACAACGCCCCTGAACTCACCATGTCGTTCTTCATCAGCCCCATCCCAGAAAACTTGCCAGAGATCATAGTGGCAGTTTTCAGTGTTTCAGATGCAGACTCTGGGCATAACCAACAGGTTATTTGTTCAATAGAGAACAATCTCCCTTTTCTACTAAGACCTTCCGTGGAGAATTTCTACACCCTGGTAACAGATGGGGCACTGGACAGAGAGAGCAGAGCCGAGTACAACATCACCATCACCGTTACTGATTTGGGGACACCCAGGCTGAAAACCCAGCAGAGCATAACCGTGCTGGTCTCCGACGTCAATGACAACGCCCCCGCCTTCACCCAAACCTCCTACACCCTGTTCGTCCGCGAGAACAACAGCCCCGCCCTGCACATCGGCAGTGTCAGCGCCACAGACAGAGACTCAGGCACCAACGCCCAGGTCACCTACTCGCTATTGCCGCCCCAGGACCCGCACCTGCCCCTCGCCTCCCTGGTCTCCATCAGCGCAGACAACGGCCACCTGTTCGCCCTCAGGTCGCTGGACTACGAGGCCTTGCAGGAGTTCGAGTTCCGCGTGGGCGCCACAGACCGCGGGTCCCCGGTGCTGAGCAGCGAGGCGCTGGTGCGCGTGCTGGTGCTAGACGCCAACGACAACTCGCCCTTCGTGCTGTACCCGCTGCAAAACGGCTCCGCGCCCTGCACCGAGCTGGTGCCCCGGGCGGCCGAGCCGGGCTACCTGGTGACCAAGGTAGTGGCGGTGGACGGCGACTCGGGCCAGAACGCCTGGCTGTCGTACCAGCTGCTCAAGGCCACGGAGCCCGGGCTGTTCGGTGTGTGGGCGCACAATGGCGAGGTGCGCACCTCCAGGCTGCTGAGTGAGCGCGACGCGGCCAAGCACAGGCTGGTGGTGCTGGTCAAGGACAATGGCGAGCCTCCGCGCTCGGCCACCGCCACGCTGCACGTGCTCCTAGTGGACGGCTTCTCCCAGCCCTACCTGCCTCTCCCGGAGGCGGCCGCGGCCCAGGCCCAGGCCGACTCCCTCACCGTCTACCTGGTGGTGGCATTGGCCTCGGTGTCGTCGCTCTTCCTCTTGTCGGTGCTCCTGTTCGTGGCGGTGCGGCTGTGCAAAAGGAGCAGGGCAGCCTCGGTGGGTCGCTGCTCGGTGCCCGAGGCCCCCTTTCCAGGGCATCTGGTGGACGTGAGCGGCACCAGGACCCTGTCCCAGAGCTACCAGTACGAGGTGTGTCTGATGGGAGGCTCAGGAACAAATGAGTTCAAGTTCCTGAAGCCGATTATCCCCAACTTCCCTCCTCAGGGCACtgagagagaaatggaagaaaccCCTGCCCTTCCGAATAGCTTCCCATTCAGTTAA
- the LOC112626662 gene encoding protocadherin beta-17, which produces MMETPLPKAPEKRQVTAIIFLLLLWEAGSATIKYSVLEERDSGSFVANLAKDLGLGVGELAARGARILSKGNKQYLQLEQKSGNLLLKEKLDREELCSDIDPCILHFQMLLKNPVQFIQGELQLQDVNDHAPEFLENEILLKISEGSHPGTSFPLKIAQDLDVGSNTVQNYTISTNSYFHLFTRNHSDGKKYPELVLDQALDREEQPQLRLTLTALDGGSPPRIGTSHVLIVIVDINDNVPEFTQRLYEVQVPENAPIGSLVITVSARDLDAGTHGEFSYSFFQYSNQIIQAFEINSITGEIRLKKALDFEEIQSYHMEVEASDGGGLSGKCTVAIEVMDINDNAPELTMSLLISDIPENSPETVVAVFGISDPDSGNNGKMMCSIQDHLPFLIKPTLENFYTVLTEGALDRESWAEYNITITVTDLGTPRLKTEYNITVRVSDINDNAPAFTQTSYNLFVRENNSPALHIGSVSATDRDSGTNAQVTYSLLPPQDPHLPLASLVSINADNGHLFALRSLDYEALQEFEFRVGATDRGFPALSSEALVRVLVRDTNDNSPFVLYPLQNGSAPCTELVPRAAEPGYLVTKVVAVDGDSGQNAWLSYQLLKATEPGLFGVWAHNGEVRTARLLSERDAAKHRLVVLVKDNGEPPRSATATLHVLLVDGFSQPYLPLPEAASAQAQADSLTVYLVVALASVSSLFLLSVLLFVAVRLCRRSRAASVGRYLVPEGAFPGHLVDVSGTGTLSQNYQYEVYLAESSESQFKFLKPILPNFLGEGTGRDSEANSNSRNDFGFN; this is translated from the coding sequence ATGATGGAGACGCCGCTCCCCAAAGCACCAGAGAAAAGGCAAGTGACCgccattattttcttattacttCTGTGGGAGGCGGGCAGCGCTACCATTAAGTATTCAGTTCTAGAAGAGAGGGACAGCGGCTCTTTTGTGGCCAACTTAGCAAAAGATCTGGGGCTGGGTGTAGGGGAACTGGCCGCAAGGGGCGCCCGGATTCTTTCCAAAGGGAATAAACAGTATTTGCAGCTCGAACAGAAGAGTGGGAATTTGCTCCTAAAAGAAAAATTGGACCGGGAGGAGTTGTGCAGTGACATAGATCCATGTATACTGCATTTCCAGATGTTATTGAAAAATCCGGTGCAGTTTATTCAAGGTGAACTACAGCTCCAAGATGTAAATGACCATGCCCCAGAATTCTTGGAAAATGAAATCCTCCTGAAAATCTCTGAAGGCAGCCATCCAGggacttcatttcctttgaaaatagcTCAAGATTTGGACGTAGGTAGCAACACAGTTCAGAACTACACAATTAGCACCAACTCCTATTTCCACCTTTTCACTCGCAATCACAGCGACGGCAAGAAATACCCAGAGCTCGTGCTGGATCAAGCGCTGGACCGCGAGGAGCAGCCCCAGCTCAGGTTAACCCTCACAGCGCTGGATGGTGGGTCACCGCCCAGAATTGGGACTTCCCATGTTCTCATAGTGATTGTAGATATCAATGACAACGTCCCTGAATTTACTCAGCGGCTCTACGAGGTGCAGGTCCCAGAAAACGCCCCTATAGGTTCCCTCGTCATCACCGTCTCTGCCAGGGATTTAGATGCTGGGACCCACGGGGAGTTCTCCTACTCATTTTTTCAATACTCAAATCAAATCATTCAGGCCTTTGAAATAAACTCAATCACGGGAGAAATTAGATTAAAAAAGGCGTTGGATTTTGAGGAAATTCAATCTTACCATATGGAAGTTGAGGCCTCAGACGGTGGGGGTCTTTCAGGAAAATGCACCGTAGCTATAGAAGTGATGGATATAAACGACAACGCACCGGAACTTACCATGTCCTTACTCATCAGTGATATCCCAGAAAACTCCCCAGAAACAGTGGTCGCTGTTTTCGGAATTTCGGATCCGGACTCTGGGAACAATGGAAAAATGATGTGTTCCATCCAAGACCACCTCCCTTTCCTTATAAAGCCTACTCTAGAAAATTTCTACACCGTGTTAACGGAAGGAGCGCTAGATAGAGAGAGCTGGGCTGAGTACAACATCACCATTACTGTCACAGACTTGGGGACACCCAGGCTGAAAACCGAGTACAACATAACCGTGCGGGTCTCCGACATCAACGACAACGCCCCCGCCTTCACCCAAACCTCCTATAACCTGTTTGTCCGCGAGAACAACAGCCCCGCCCTGCACATCGGCAGCGTCAGCGCCACAGACAGAGACTCAGGCACCAACGCCCAGGTCACTTACTCGCTGCTGCCGCCCCAGGACCCGCACCTGCCCCTCGCCTCCCTGGTCTCCATCAACGCAGACAACGGCCACCTGTTTGCCCTCCGATCGCTGGACTACGAGGCCCTGCAGGAGTTCGAGTTCCGCGTGGGCGCCACAGACCGCGGCTTCCCGGCGCTGAGCAGCGAGGCACTGGTGCGCGTGCTGGTGCGGGACACCAATGACAACTCGCCCTTCGTGCTGTACCCACTGCAGAACGGCTCCGCGCCCTGCACCGAGCTGGTGCCCCGGGCGGCCGAGCCGGGCTATCTGGTGACCAAGGTGGTGGCGGTGGACGGCGACTCGGGCCAGAACGCCTGGCTGTCGTACCAGCTGCTCAAGGCCACAGAGCCCGGGCTCTTTGGTGTGTGGGCGCACAATGGCGAGGTGCGCACCGCCAGGCTGCTGAGCGAGCGCGACGCGGCCAAGCACAGGCTGGTGGTGCTGGTCAAGGACAATGGCGAGCCTCCGCGCTCGGCCACTGCCACGTTGCACGTGCTCCTGGTGGACGGCTTCTCCCAGCCCTACCTGCCGCTCCCGGAGGCGGCCTCGGCCCAAGCCCAGGCCGACTCGCTCACCGTCTACCTGGTGGTCGCGTTGGCTTCGGTGTCGTCGCTGTTCCTCTTGTCGGTGCTCCTGTTCGTGGCGGTGCGGCTGTGCAGGAGGAGCAGGGCGGCCTCGGTGGGTCGCTACTTGGTGCCCGAGGGCGCCTTTCCAGGGCATCTGGTGGACGTGAGCGGCACCGGGACCCTGTCCCAGAATTATCAGTATGAAGTTTACCTGGCAGAAAGCTCTGAGAGCCAGTTCAAGTTTCTTAAACCGATACTTCCCAACTTCTTGGGTGAAGGGACTGGCAGGGACAGCGAGGCAAACTCCAACTCCAGGAATGATTTTGGGTTCAATTAG